Part of the Bubalus kerabau isolate K-KA32 ecotype Philippines breed swamp buffalo chromosome 18, PCC_UOA_SB_1v2, whole genome shotgun sequence genome is shown below.
TTAAAAGTACCAGGCAAGGAACAATATACGACACCTGTATACAAAAGCATGCTATTAAAATTCACAAAACTTGATTCTTCATATCATACCTCATGCTCCAGAAATAATGCTTTCAGTTGACCTTTTGACCAATAGTCCAGTGCATATGCCAAAAGTTTCATTGAGAGAGTATTGACACGCAAAAAGTTTCCAACAAAGACAACtctgtttattttctaaaagaaaacaagacGGAAGGTAACTTGAAAAAAGAATTATCAGGTAGATTTTACAATACAATACAGATGAGAGCTCTATTTACAAATATAAACAATTACTACCTTTTATTAGTGCCTTCTACATTCCTGCTATATGCCTTCATAATCCTGaacacttaaaaaattatttcaggacAAGTCATTACACTTGCCAAAATTCACGGAATGTACACTAAGAGTGAACTATGGACTCTCAGTGAGGTTCACCAACTGCAACAACGGACCGAACTGGGCTGGACACTGAGAGCGGGGGAGGCTGAGCATCCGCAGGGCCAAGGCTGCATGCGAACTCTGGACTTTCCACTCggttttgctatgaacctaaacCTGCTCTAAAAACTAAAGCCTAATCAAAAGAGAAATGGTTTAGAAAGTCTCTAGCTAAATGATCTAGAGACAGACTTGTTTTTGAAAATGgctataaataatacatttagcAAAGAAAGTAATTTGGAGAAACATTACTGATGAGATAAAAGGAGACAAACCAAAGAAAGTATGTCAGaggtgtttaattttttaaaaaagctgtaaACTTGGTCAGCATGTTGCAGCTTATGCTCAGCAATATGAGAACTTTATCTTTAGCACTGGAGATAACACGGACTGGAATACTCGCATAGCCATCCAATTCCCAGGGTTCCAGCATTCTCTGTACCCAGCCTAACCCATCAAGTCACTCTTTAATTTGGTTCCTTAGGTACCTCTAAGATTAGAAAATCACTGATGGAGAAAGCAATGTTTGAATTTCCAGAAAAATCTGTATCTACTCTCACAATAATAGAGTATACATTTTTGCATACTGAATTTGTGAATAGTGAAAACTATGCCCTTGattggcttccccaatggctcagtacagtctctatacagtcagcaaaaacaagaccaggaactgactgtggctcagatcatgaactccttattgccaaattcagacttaaattgaagaaagtagggaaaaccactagagcatacaggtatgacctaaatcaaatcccttatgattatactgtggcAGTGAaaaatagatataagggactagatctgatagacagagtgcctgatgaactatggatggaggttcatgacactgtacaggagatagggatcagatcatccccaagaaaaagaaatgcaaaaaagcaaaatggctgtctgaggaggccttacaaatagctgtgaaaagaagcgaagcgaaaagcaaaagacaaaacgaaagatatacccatttgaatgcagagttccaaagaatagcaaggagataagaaagccttcctcagtgatcagtgcaaagaactgatcagaggaaaacaacagaatgggcaaactagagatctcttcaaaaaaattagagataccaagggaacatttcatgcaaagatgggctcaataaaggacagaaatggtatggacctaacggaagcagaagatattaagaagaggtggcaagaatacacagaactgtacaaaaagatcttcatgacccagataatcacaacagtatgatcactcacctagagccagacatcctggaatgtgaagtcaagtgggcctaaggaaccatcactacaaacaaagctagtggaggtaatagaattccagtggagctatttcaaatcctaaaagatgatgctgtgaaagtgctgcactcaatatgccagcaaatctagaaaactcagcagtggccagaagactggaaaaggtcagtcttcattccaatgccaaagaaaggcaatgccaaagaatgctcaaactactgcacaattgcactcatctcacatgctagtaaagtaatgctcaaaattctccatgccaggcttcagcaatatgtgaacggcgaacttcctgatgttcgagctggttttagaaaaggcagaggaaccagagatcaaattgccaacatccaatggatcactgaaaaagcatgagaattccagaaaaacatctatttctgctttattgactatgccaaagcctttgactgtgtggatcacaataaactgtggaaaattctgaaagagatgggaatatcagaccacctgaccttcttcttgagaaacgtgtatgcaggtcaggaagcaacagttagaactggacatggaacaacagactggttccaaataggtaaaggagtacgtcaaggctgtaaatcatcaccctgcttatttaacttgtttgcagagtacaccatgagaaatcctgggctgaggaagcacaaggtggaatcaacaTGGCCAGGAgatatattaataacctcagatatgcagatgacaccacccttatggcagaaagtgaagaactaaagaacctcttgatgaaagtgaaagaggagagtgaaaaagttggcttaaagctcaacattcagaaaactaagatcatggcatccagttgcaTAACTTCATGgcgaaatagtggctgactttatttttgggggctccaaaatcactgcagatggtgactgcagccatgaaattaaaagacacttattccttggaaggaaagttacgaccaacctagacagcatattcaaaagcagagacattactttgccaacaaagctctgtctagtcaaggctatggtttttccagtggtcatgtatgaatgtgagagttgtgctatacagaaagctgagcgccaaagaattgatgcttttaaactgtggttttggagaagactcttgagagtcccttgaactgcaaggagatccaactagtccatcctaaaggagctcagtcctgagtgttcattggaaggtctgatgttgaagctgaaactccaatacgttggccacctgatacgaagaactgactcattggaaaagaccctgatgctgggaaaggttgagggcaggaagagaaggggaagacagaggatgagatggttggatggcatcactgactcaatggagatgagtgtgagtaaactccaggagtcggtgatggacagggaggtgcagtatgccacagtccacggggtcacaaagagtcggacacgactaagcaactgaactgaactcagtagTAAAGTGgtaaatggctcagtggtaaagaatgtgcgtataatgcaggagacaagggtttaagccctgggtcagaaatggcaacccactccaacattcttgcctgaaaatcccatggacagaggagctggtgggctataggccatggggtcacaggagttggacgtaacagagcaactaaacacagtATTTCGGAACCTGTGACTTGGTGTCTTGTGGTGTATGGCCTTAATTACTGTTAATTCGTCAGTGAAAATGGACTTGTAAGAGCTAATAAAAAAGGTCCCAGATTACTGTCAGCCCCCCAAAGTGAAATATTTCCCAACTTTAGGTTAAAACACCTGCTAGTAGCTCCCTCAACTAACTTACTACACTGTtataaagaaacttaaaagacAGAATTCTGATTTTAAATTTGGAATAATTCAGAGCATTAATTCAAGCCTTTGCATAGTTGTTCTCTCTCCTGGAGCCTCCCTATCCCCAAAGATCTGCACCCATGATTCTCTCACCTTATTCAAATCTTTGCCTAAGAGTCACATTTTCAACAAAGGCTTCCTTTAACTACCTAATTACTTAATTTTTCCTCTGCCAGTCTTTGGTCTACTCACAATTCTGTTTAAcctgtttcattttctctctctcttttttttttgctgcacctggcatataggatcttagttccctgaccagggattgaacccacactccctgaaatggaagctcagagtcttaaccacctgaCCCGCGAGGAAAGTCCgtaattttccctttttaaaaaatagcatttccTACCTAATACTAAacaatttacttatttactgTATCACTAGAACAGCTGTAAGCTTCACAAAGTcagggatttttgttttcttcactaaTTTACCTCAAGTGCCCAGAATAATACCTGGCAAATGATACtctgcaaatatttattcaatgaataaACGAAAGAGTGAACAAATGAAGAAGTCCTTTATAAAGTACAATTTCCAACTATATTTACAAAAACTAAATGGGCACATATACCTACTACATGAAGGCAGAACTGTAGAATCTTCTTTAATAAACATAACCAATTATGAGGTAAACCCAGCAGTACATGAATTCTGTAAGTGTCCACCACTCAAACGTCGTGTGAAGAGCAGGCCTCAGTGCCCTCATAGCCCTGTACAATGCTGCTTGATCCATATGCAACAAGGCAGCACTGTAAAGAAGCCGAGGGCAGCAAGGAAACCTCCAAGTTCTAATCAAGTGCAACATTAACAGGAAGAAAAACCACAAAGCACGCACACTTTCAGTATTTAGTTACCTCAAAATGTTTTACTGTTTAGGGGGAATCTCTCTTTTACGATTTCAAGATATTTAGGCCATACATTTCCGAAAAGGTTGCTGGATAAATGTAAATATCTCTTTGTCCTAATTTCCGATTTGAATGATCTGCTCCTTTCTTTAAATGAACTATCACAGTTGGGTAGGTAACATATATATTAGTGTACCTTTGGATTTAATGGACTAAGAGATCTAAATCCTAGAGGCCTCCTTAAGAATCCTGCTACATGTACAGAAAACTCCAACTCACATTtttcatgtaattaaaaaaatttacctCATTAACAGCACACATTCGTGCTATAGAACCAATGTTATTGGTGATAGTAACTAAAGTAGCTCTTGCTAGATCTTCTTTACTAACAGATTCTCGCTTCTCCTTATAAATCATATTCCCAAAACtgcagagaaatgaaaaacaaaatcaaatctgCTGATTAACAAGCAACATCTCATACATTTTGCAACTATAGCCTACAGATACATCTACACATGTGCAAAATAAGGTATACATGTACAAAGTTACTTAATGACCCAAGGACCTGCACATAGCAGACACTGGGAACAACCCAAACACACATCAAACTGATTGTCACGCCATGAAACACCATGAAGCTATtcatgaaagagagagaaggaaggaggggacgCAGAAAAGGGAGGACAAAGaggaagatggaggcagaaaaagagggaaaaagagagagaggtaaGGGAGCAGGCAAACAGACTAGCAAATACTGCTGTTACAGACGATACAACCACCCCTCTTATCCATGAAGGACTGGCTCCAGGACCCTCCCTGGACACCAACATCAATAGATGCTCAGGTCCCTTGTACAAAATGATATAGTATTTCCAtataacctatatatatatatacatcatctCCATATTACTTAATACAATATAAGCACTATGTAAATAGCTGCCCAGGCACAGCagattcaaattttgcttttgcaACTTTCGGGACATATTTTTAACCTGAGGATGGCTGACTGTGTAGGTGCAGGACCGTGGTAAGGGGAGCGAACTGTATACTGTATGCTATAAAATGCTACAGAATGGCATTTTAATGTTATCTTCTAAAAGTTACCTTTTATAAGAGGAGGATAAGGATATGTATTTGTATTTGCATAGAGAAACACTGGACGGATACTCAAGAATGAATAGAAGTTTCCTACAGTGCACTGAGGGGAGACTTCGTAatgtaaatttaattttgaaatcacACAGATGTTCAAAACTTATAACTGAACTGGGTAAAAGGAAGCCCCCTTACAACTTCCTGATACACTGCTTTCTAAAACCTAAGTAAGCAAGCTTAATTACAGTGTAAATGTTAAACTTACCTAGATGCCACAGCCCAGCCAGGCAGACCAAATCTTTCATAATCTCCCCCGTAAATATCACGGACGAGTTTGTCAGCTTGTGTGCTGTCACCTTTCGATGCCATTTCAAGAGCCTCTTCAAAACTTTCACAGCCAGTCAACAAGCTACATAAACCCAGAAAGGTACCCCCTCCAAggctaaagaaaacaaacaaaatgtggtaagTTGCATTTACACACTGCATTCTTTCTCCAATGTAAAAGGATGGAGCACTCACTTATTCAATTAAACACATGAATAGAAAACATTTACTAAACCtaagaaaaatgcaaagcaaaaccaaactTATCAGGTCAAAGaataaaccaaaggaaaaaaatcctgttGCGGAAACAACATGACACAGGAGaccttctgtgtctcctgtccTCACCTGGTACTGCACACTGTAACTGCTGAAAATGCATGTCACTGTGTGCGTGAAAGAcgagtgtttaaaaaaaagttagcaCCACACAAATTAAACGGAGGAAAACTGTAACTCTAAGTCAACACATAAACATTTACATGACTCTCAAATGAATACAGTGAGATCATTTAAAGACAGAAATTAACTTGGTTCTAATACTCTTTGAATATGCTCATAAAATGAAATCATGTTTCTCTAATCCTGAAAATCAAAACCTTTGCTCCTTTAATCTCACCTGAACTTTGAACAGGTTCTACTCCTGAATCACTGTTGGAATCTAGTTAACAGACTGAAGTTCTATCTTTTTGAACTGACTTAAGTAGGTAATACTTCCCTGTAATTCTCTGGCATAGAGTTACAATGGAGGTAGATTTTCAGTCACCATAGAAATAGAATACTAATTAAATTTAAGTACCATTCAAATAGGCATACTATactgaaattaaaagtttttctggggacttccctggcagtccagtggttaagactctgtgctgccaaagcaggggctgtgggtttgttccctggtctaGGAGCTAAGATTTCACATTACACCgagaggccaaaaaataaagtgttttcCACTCCCACACCCTCGCTGCCACAAAACAACCTAATTTAAGAATCCTAAAATCTATCCTCATCAAGTTTCCTTAAAAGTTGATAAAGTACATATTAGAATCATaaggtaaatttaaaaatctcatttcacATCTGTATTTCAGGtattatagaaaaaaagaaagttgctcagtcatgtccgactgtgaccctgtggactgtagcctgccaagctcctctgtccatggagttctccaggaaagaatactgaagtgggtagccgttcccttctccaggggatttttcccaacccagggattgaactggttcTTCTAaattgcattgcaggcggattctttactatctgagccaccaggtaagaaCTCATGTTAAATTCATCCTATTGAATTAATTACAAGGTTGCTAAATACttcaacttaaaaacaaaacacaactatTATTtctggctacactgggtctttgttgctgcatgggcaaCATCACAGAGGGGACAGCGgggtctactctctagctgtggcacaggCTGTTCCCAGTGCTGGCCTCTCCTGATGCGGAGCGCCGGCTCTAGCGCGCAGGCTCCGGTAGCTGTGGCTCCCACGCTCTCGAGCACAGGTTCAATaatgtggtgcgtgggcttagttgctcagcagaatgtgggattttcccagatcagggatcaaacccatgtttcctgcattggcaggtggattctttaccacagagccatcagggaaaccccaaataCTCTGCACTTTAAATATGAATCAAATAAGCAGGTGGTAAGCTTTAGGcttaaatatatctatataaaaatgagaaaaatgttttggaaaataaaagtattattgGAATTGTTCCAGATAAAAATTCACGCTTCATTATGGAAATTTTAATGACAACTGACACTACCCAATACAAACATTTCATGATTTTAGTTTGAGTCTACACACATGCCGTATAAAACAGTACTATCTGCAACACTACAACTTTTACTTACATATCTACATTTCTAGCTATTGCACAATACACTTTTTCTGATGAAGCTAccgtatagatagatagatagatttcaCAATTTCTAAGAATAAAACAATATGAATGCTGCTCTAAGAACAAAAATGCTACCACCTTGTTCCGGTTACTCGTTTATAGTTGTCTTTGGAATGGACTGCTAACATGCTGACTCCCGAACCAATGTTCACTACCAGGAGCGGATAGGGGTCGTCCAGGTTAAAAGGCATCTTTTGGCACCTCTCAGGTTCTGAGGCATTAGCAAAATAATAGCACTCTGCTTGTCCATTGAAACTGACAGAGTCTATATACAGCAAGCCCTTCACAAGGCAGTCAAGTTCATCCAGTTTGTGCAGGTGGAGGTTTCCAATCTGTAAACAAACCCCAAAACAAGTTTTATAAAGTGAACAAAGAATAGCACTCAAAATACTTAACTATATAATTTTCATGTACTTCACAAAACTTCAAAACCAGCTACAACCCCTGCATTTTTACTTGcttgattttgaagcccccaaatcTCTCAGGGGCTTCATTTAGCCCAGTGGTTCTCAGGAGTGGTAGTATTACTTCCAGAGGCATTCTGAAAATCTGTCGGGACATTTTAGTTTTCACCaagatggggaggagggaagaatcAAACTAACACTTAGTGGGCAGGGACTTGGGTGGGGTACCAGATATCTGGAGTGGGTGGGCAGCTGTGCAAAACAAAGAATTAACCCTTTTTCTGCATTATCTTTGAACATTCTGACAGATATTTTTGTTTAGACAGTAGtaggaaaatgtttttaataaccTGAGCCTATGTAAACAAGTGTTTtatctatgtatgtgtataaatacaAGGTATTTTTTACACGGTTTTAAATACATCCTAAATTTGCAAGGAATGCAACCATCATATAAACTAAGAAGTGTTGCACTTTTGTTTGGAACTTTATCTTGTGTAATATCACAATAGCAACACCACTTACATATTTGATTCTCCAATAAAATTTACTGTATCAATCTAGCATGTGTGGCTTTAGAAATTAAGATCTATGTACACGCATAagtgggtgctcagttgctcagtcctgtccgactctttgtgatgccacggactacagcccgccaggctcctctacccaggcaattttccaggtgagaatactggcgtgggttgccattaccttctccaagggatcttcccgaactgcatctcttgcactggcaggattctttaccactgagccacctggaaagccctaatcTATGTCCATACAAGCATCTAAATCTAACTACTTCATTATGCCCTCCCGTGTAACCCTACCAGAGAATCTACCTACTTCTACTTACCGATATACAAAATTAATCAGTTATACCTTAATTTCCTATGTTTATATTATAGTTTCAGTACTAATGTGAAATTATTATTTGGTTAGTAAAGAGTAGATTATATTTGCTATAAAAGATCTCAGCTTTGATAATGCTTTCCCATTCTCTAAGGACTTATCAGGTATCACTCCTGAGGATACTTATCAGGTATCCTCCTTGAGTTCCCATGGCATCTCTTTTCATAGCAATAGTATTAACTATAATGCACTATACTTCTATTTGTAATTCACTTAACCATGTGGTCTAGGAAACTGTACTCTTTGACAGCCTAGTCTGTGTCTTATTCCTAGCTGAGTTCTCAGTGTCTAGCACAATAACCTAATAAATACTAGATGCTCAAATATTAACTTAATAaatgactgaacaccaacaaaaacaaatattataaaacCTCATCACTAGAAAatacttatatttcttttaagaaaaattagaacTCTCCAATTTGAATACCAGTATTTCCAATGGCTTGACAAGAGGTGGATTCAAGGACACTCCttttggcaagaacactggcaacCATTAAGTATCACACATCCAAACAAACTGGTTTCAAATTCATGAAATTTATGGTCAGATTACTCAATAAACTGAATACAAATCAGTACTACTCATCATAAAAATTTTTAGTAAAAACTTATAGACTTTTAAGCTACCCCAAATTACAAGGTATTCACTTCTGTGAGCCATATAAGTGATCACTTATGCTCTATTAATAGATTTTTCTTACATGACTTTGAGAAAATCACAGGCATATTTAAATGGTcctctttcacatttcactttcatgcattggagaaggaaatggcaacccactccagtgttcttgactggagaatcccagggacgggggaacctggtgggctgccgtctaagggtcgcatagtcggacacaactgaagcaacttagcagcagcagcagcgtgcatattttcaagaaaaacaaatttcagtaAATCTAAGTATCAACTTGTTAATCTTTGTTCTAATGGGAAGGACTGGAAGCTTGGCAAACCCCTACTAGCACAGAAATCAATGCTTGCATAATCCTCTTGCCACATCCAAAtgaccccctccccccacttcaAGATTCAAATGTGGTGGGGTTGATGATATAAAACCCAAGAAAAAAAGGGGTAATAGGAACTTCATTCAGGTGTCTATTAATCAAAACATACAGACTTCAGCTGGAGTCTGGGAAGATGGGTGTCCTTAGGAGAGATGACTAGATCAATACTCAAAAAACCAGGCAAACACAGAAtaataatatgcaaatatttcaAGCCCCATTTATATCTGGCTTTGCACACTACCAAATTCACTGGAGTCTATGTCTACTGTAACTTTGTAGCAGTTCCTAAACTTACTAGATTTTACCAAATATTATGTATAACAGGCCTAACTCTGGCCAATTTTTACTCACTGTATAAAGGTTTTTAAATGGTCTAATCAAAAGTAAGTCatgtagatgaatggataaattaagttgtacatatttacaatggaatattactcagtcacaagAAGGAAGAATTTGATcagtggaggaagcacaagctggaatcaagattgccaggagaaatatcaataacctcagatatgcagatgataccacccatatggcagaaagtgaagaggaactaaagagcctcttgatgaaagtaaaagaggagagtgaaaaagttggcttaaagctcaacattcagaaaactaagatcatggcatctggtcccatcacttcatgggaaatagatgggcaaacagtggaaacagtgtcagactttatttttctgggctccaaaatcactgcaggtggtgattgcagccatgaaattgcttactccttggaaggaaagttatgatcaacctaaacagcatattgaaaagcgctttgtcaacaaaggtccgcctagtcaaggctatggtttttccagtggtcatgtacggatgtgagagttggactataaagaaagctgagcaccgaagaattgatgcttttgaaccgtggtgttggagaagactcttgagaatcccttggactg
Proteins encoded:
- the PANK3 gene encoding pantothenate kinase 3, coding for MKIKDAKKPSFPWFGMDIGGTLVKLSYFEPIDITAEEEQEEVESLKSIRKYLTSNVAYGSTGIRDVHLELKDLTLFGRRGNLHFIRFPTQDLPTFIQMGRDKNFSTLHTVLCATGGGAYKFEKDFRTIGNLHLHKLDELDCLVKGLLYIDSVSFNGQAECYYFANASEPERCQKMPFNLDDPYPLLVVNIGSGVSMLAVHSKDNYKRVTGTSLGGGTFLGLCSLLTGCESFEEALEMASKGDSTQADKLVRDIYGGDYERFGLPGWAVASSFGNMIYKEKRESVSKEDLARATLVTITNNIGSIARMCAVNEKINRVVFVGNFLRVNTLSMKLLAYALDYWSKGQLKALFLEHEGYFGAVGALLGLPNFS